One genomic region from Fusobacterium sp. encodes:
- a CDS encoding CidA/LrgA family protein: MIQEFLIIFIINYIGIILTEVFNLPIPGTINGMLLLFALLYFKVLKLEKIERAGDFLLLNMTIFFMPPSVKLIESLYLLKTGLLKIIFLLVFTTLLTMVVTGITVQYLIERKERKYGRNID; this comes from the coding sequence ATGATACAAGAATTTTTAATTATTTTTATAATTAATTATATTGGGATTATTCTTACAGAAGTTTTTAATTTGCCAATTCCAGGAACAATCAATGGAATGCTTTTGCTTTTTGCACTGCTTTATTTTAAAGTGTTAAAACTGGAAAAGATAGAAAGAGCAGGAGATTTTTTGCTGCTGAACATGACAATATTTTTTATGCCTCCTTCTGTAAAATTGATTGAATCATTATATTTATTAAAGACAGGATTGTTAAAAATAATATTTTTACTTGTCTTTACAACTTTATTAACAATGGTAGTAACAGGGATAACTGTTCAGTATCTCATAGAGAGAAAGGAGAGAAAATATGGTAGAAATATTGACTAG